The proteins below are encoded in one region of Dehalococcoidales bacterium:
- the secG gene encoding preprotein translocase subunit SecG — MQTYLLVAQIIISVALIAVLLLQVRGGGLGGIFGQADTVYRTRRGIEKTLFNLTIVLTVLFIAIALLILAIT, encoded by the coding sequence ATGCAAACTTATTTATTGGTAGCCCAGATAATCATCTCGGTAGCGCTAATTGCGGTTCTTCTCCTGCAAGTGCGCGGAGGTGGTCTGGGAGGGATATTCGGGCAAGCAGATACCGTTTATCGAACCCGCCGTGGCATCGAAAAAACCCTTTTTAATCTTACAATAGTGCTTACCGTGCTTTTTATCGCTATTGCCCTTCTGATCCTTGCCATTACATAG